A stretch of Vigna angularis cultivar LongXiaoDou No.4 chromosome 4, ASM1680809v1, whole genome shotgun sequence DNA encodes these proteins:
- the LOC108332135 gene encoding EIN3-binding F-box protein 1, translated as MPTLVNYSGDDELYSGASFYQKNLIDLGRVCTLGSSVDGYYCSPKKRARINAPDVFETPRLRKDQKPTIEVLPNECLFEIFRRLSSGKERSSCSCVSKRWLMLMSSICRAEIYKSENLTEGSASCDDEMASVDEDLVIEDDGYLSRCLEGKKATDVRLAAIAVGTSARGGLGKLSIRGSNSARGVTDVGLSAIAHGCPSLRSFSLWNVSSVGDEGLSEIAKGCHMLEKLDICQAPYISNKSLIAIAKGCPNLTTLNIESCPEVGNEGLQAIARSCPKLKCISIKDCPLVGDHGVSSLLSSADNLSRVKLQDLNITDFSLAVIGHYGKAIVNLVLSSLQNVSERGFWVMGVAQGLQKLMSLTVSSCRGITDVSIEAIGKGCIHLKQMFLRRCCLVSDKGLVAFSKAARSLESLQLEECNSITQFGIIGALSNIKTTLKYLTLLKCKGIKDIDVEVSMFSPCESLQHLSIRNCPGVGNASLTMVGKLCPKLQRVDLTGLYGVTDAGLLPLVQNSEAGLVKLNLAGCGNLSDNIVSELTRLHGGTLELLNLDGCRKITDSSLVAIADNCLLLKDLDMSKCAITDAGIAVLSNANRLTLQVLSLSNCSGVTCKSGPSLTNLGQTLVGLNLQNCNSIGCNTVELLVEKLWRCDILA; from the exons ATGCCTACCCTTGTCAATTATAGTG GTGATGATGAACTCTATTCTGGAGCTTCCTTTTATCAAAAAAATCTCATTGATTTGGGTCGCGTGTGTACTTTGGGTTCAAGTGTGGATGGGTACTACTGCAGTCCTAAGAAACGAGCTCGCATCAATGCCCCGGATGTTTTTGAAACTCCACGGCTCAGGAAAGATCAAAAGCCTACGATTGAAGTTCTTCCTAATGAATGTCTTTTTGAGATTTTCAGACGGCTCTCTAGTGGCAAAGAGAGGAGCTCTTGTTCCTGTGTATCTAAGCGGTGGCTCATGCTTATGAGCAGTATCTGCAGAGCTGAAATTTACAAGTCTGAGAATCTGACTGAGGGATCTGCTTCCTGTGATGATGAAATGGCCTCGGTGGATGAGGATCTAGTAATCGAAGATGATGGGTATTTATCGCGGTGTTTGGAAGGGAAGAAGGCAACTGATGTGAGGCTTGCAGCAATTGCAGTTGGGACTAGTGCCCGTGGAGGACTGGGAAAACTGTCTATCAGAGGAAGCAATTCTGCTCGCGGTGTCACAGATGTTGGTCTCTCAGCAATTGCTCATGGCTGCCCTTCTCTTAGATCATTTTCTTTGTGGAATGTTTCTTCTGTCGGGGATGAGGGTCTGTCCGAAATAGCAAAAGGGTGCCATATGTTGGAGAAGCTTGACATCTGCCAGGCTCCCTACATTAGCAACAAAAGTCTAATTGCAATAGCTAAGGGCTGCCCCAATTTGACCACCTTAAACATTGAATCGTGTCCTGAGGTTGGAAACGAGGGGTTGCAAGCTATAGCAAGGTCTTGCCCCAAGTTAAAGTGCATCTCTATCAAGGATTGTCCTCTTGTTGGGGATCATGGAGTATCAAGTCTATTATCATCAGCTGATAACCTTTCAAGGGTAAAGCTTCAGGATTTAAACATTACAGATTTCTCTCTGGCTGTCATTGGCCATTATGGAAAGGCAATTGTAAATCTAGTGCTCTCCAGTCTTCAAAATGTCAGTGAAAGGGGGTTTTGGGTCATGGGTGTTGCTCAAGGTCTGCAGAAGCTTATGTCACTTACAGTTTCCTCATGTCGAGGGATAACAGATGTAAGCATCGAAGCCATAGGTAAAGGTTGCATCCACCTGAAGCAGATGTTTCTGCGCAGGTGTTGTTTAGTGTCTGATAAAGGCTTGGTAGCATTTAGCAAAGCTGCAAGGTCTCTCGAGAGCCTGCAGTTGGAGGAGTGTAACAGCATCACCCAGTTTGGGATtattggtgctctttcaaacatCAAAACAACATTGAAGTATCTCACCCTTCTTAAGTGTAAAGGAATTAAAGATATAGATGTGGAAGTATCAATGTTTTCTCCCTGTGAGTCTCTCCAACATTTATCCATTCGTAATTGCCCTGGTGTTGGAAATGCTAGCCTCACTATGGTTGGGAAATTGTGTCCCAAACTTCAGCGCGTTGATCTGACTGGACTTTATGGTGTTACTGATGCTGGCCTTCTTCCTCTTGTACAGAATTCTGAGGCTGGGTTGGTAAAGTTGAACCTTGCTGGCTGCGGCAATTTGTCAGACAACATAGTTTCAGAACTGACCAGGCTACACGGTGGAACACTTGAATTGCTAAATCTTGATGGATGCAGGAAGATTACCGATTCAAGCTTGGTTGCAATTGCAGATAACTGCCTTCTGCTTAAGGATCTAGACATGTCAAAGTGTGCAATCACTGATGCTGGAATAGCTGTTCTTTCTAATGCCAATCGGCTTACTCTGCAAGTGCTTTCTTTGTCAAACTGTTCTGGTGTAACTTGCAAGAGTGGACCTTCCCTAACAAATTTAGGCCAGACCTTGGTTGGATTGAATCTTCAGAATTGCAATTCAATTGGCTGCAACACAGTTGAGTTGCTAGTGGAGAAGTTGTGGAGATGTGACATTCTGGCTTAA
- the LOC108330171 gene encoding nuclear pore complex protein NUP1 isoform X1, whose amino-acid sequence MAPEQITPSVPEERGAGGKLRKPAPRKPLPSPYARPPEATRQRWISKLVDPALRLIAGGATRLLPSIFSAATPPSPILCPTSAADDQDVWKTGDSHEDGSHRSNLHLLASKSSEIASSNDISGKLKSSLDLAVSRQHEKVEKSDKDGFSDIEQLVKGKKFSRDEFDRLVAVINSRVMDLSNVEQGKENTSLTSSKDAEHGPPNVSNEQRNEESAGAIWGTSTPLVSKVQDEIGASPIEIARAYMNSRVSEAGPSSKNTIHVVENTVLHGVEGAIKPYDPAPSKKSSTCWPGSVVQDAYITPQSQRRYGLHNFPRTPYSRTLLTKSKSKFIHMQGENNHISSTPILQSKTAMYLQDKSKAGASESGYGSVGPIRRTRHRVGAQSSSRKPVYSSLNGPSHRESSGVDSFTPVAKSIETVGTGSTHKPLVFPVGVPTVHMHSSLMAKKILNHIDRNIPTPKEKFAELKQAAKWRNSESSTEFSTIYSNEDNVLHKLNDFSPQKSDGLEGKKSTLLNESQGNYHARTQLKDSSDKSMEVRKEETLVPDVNAYNSSNSRLGNDDATKLNLPRGGHPYGVNQEKQAPTNPATIKPVLPPIAIKKPESRWTVASDNGSGFTFPVSTSSSVFSEPPTPSIMPLFSAGDQHQLKEGSTELSYSFGLKKCPTIVFCFPSTSNTTVQNEAGDPKFNFGSTKKTNLSFSFKNNAVRC is encoded by the exons ATGGCCCCTGAACAAATCACGCCGTCGGTGCCTGAGGAGAGAGGCGCCGGAGGCAAGCTCCGAAAACCAGCGCCGAGAAAGCCGCTTCCTAGCCCTTACGCACGTCCGCCGGAGGCCACGCGCCAGCGTTGGATTTCGAAGCTCGTCGATCCTGCCTTGCGCCTAATCGCCGGCGGAGCCACTCGTCTTCTCCCTTCCATCTTCTCCGCCGCGACTCCTCCCTCTCCTATCCTTTGCCCTACCTCTGCCGCTGATGATCAAG ATGTATGGAAAACTGGTGACAGTCATGAAGATGGTTCGCACAGAAGTAATCTACAT CTTTTGGCGTCCAAATCATCTGAAATTGCCAGTTCTAATGACATCAGTGGTAAACTGAAAAGCAGTTTAGATTTGGCTGTTTCCAGACAACATGAAAAAGTAGAGAAATCTGATAAAGACGGGTTTTCTGATATTGAGCAGTTGGTCAAAGGGAAGAAATTCTCTAG AGATGAATTTGATCGTTTAGTGGCAGTGATAAATTCAAGGGTAATGGACCTTTCTAATGTTGAACAAGGTAAGGAAAATACAAGTTTGACTTCTAGCAAAGATGCTGAGCACGGACCTCCTAATGTTTCAAATGAACAAAGGAATGAAGAGTCAGCTGGAGCTATATGGGGAACCTCAACACCTCTTGTGTCAAAA GTTCAGGATGAAATTGGTGCTTCACCAATAGAGATTGCTAGAGCTTACATGAATTCTCGTGTATCAGAGGCAGGTCCAAGTTCTAAGAACACGATTCATGTTGTTGAAAACACGGTGTTGCATGGTGTTGAAGGTGCAATAAAACCATATGATCCAGCACCATCAAAGAAGTCGTCAACATGTTGGCCAGGTTCTGTGGTGCAGGATGCTTACATAACACCGCAAAGTCAGAGAAGATATGGACTTCATAATTTCCCCCGTACTCCTTATTCTAGAACTCTTTTGACAAAGTCCAAATCAAAG TTCATTCACATGCAAGGAGAAAACAACCACATTTCATCAACTCCCATCCTTCAATCAAAGACTGCTATGTATCTACAG GATAAATCTAAAGCTGGAGCATCAGAAAGTGGATATGGATCTGTTGGACCTATTCGTCGGACTAGGCATAGGGTTGGTGCACAATCTTCTTCAAGAAAACCAGTTTATTCATCTCTGAATGGTCCTTCACACAGGGAAAGTTCTGGTGTTGATAGTTTCACTCCTGTTGCAAAGAGCATAGAAACTGTTGGGACAGGCTCCACTCATAAGCCACTGGTCTTTCCAGTGGGTGTTCCAACAGTACACATGCATTCCAGTTTGATGGCtaagaaaatattaaaccaTATTGATAGAAACATTCCCACACCTAAAGAGAAATTTGCTGAGCTGAAGCAGGCAGCAAAATGGAGGAACTCTGAATCTTCTACTGAGTTCAGTACTATCTATTCAAATGAAGATAATGTCTTGcataaattaaatgattttagcCCTCAAAAATCTGATGGGCTTGAAGGAAAGAAATCTACTTTATTGAATGAAAGCCAGGGAAACTACCACGCTCGTACTCAACTGAAGGATAGTTCTGATAAATCTATGGAAGTTAGAAAAGAAGAAACTTTGGTGCCTGATGTGAATGCTTATAATAGCAGCAACTCCAGACTTGGAAATGAT GATGCTACGAAACTGAATCTCCCAAGGGGAGGCCATCCTTATGGTGTAAATCAAGAAAAGCAGGCTCCCACTAACCCTGCCACCATTAAGCCAGTTTTACCTCCTATTGCTATTAAGAAGCCCGAATCAAGATGGACAGTAGCATCCGATAACGGCTCTGGATTTACCTTTCCTGTTTCAACTTCCTCTTCTGTATTCTCTGAGCCACCAACTCCATCCATCATGCCTTTGTTTTCTGCTGGGGATCAGCACCAATTAAAAGAAGGATCTACTGAGCTGTCCTATAGTTTTGGTTTGAAAAAGTGTCCGACCATAGTTTTTTGCTTCCCTTCCACAAGCAATACTACTGTTCAGAATGAAGCTGGTGACCCGAAGTTTAACTTTGGTTCAACAAAGAAGACAAATTTATCATTCAGCTTTAAAAACAACGCTGTCCGCTGCTAA
- the LOC108330171 gene encoding uncharacterized protein LOC108330171 isoform X2, with protein sequence MIKLLASKSSEIASSNDISGKLKSSLDLAVSRQHEKVEKSDKDGFSDIEQLVKGKKFSRDEFDRLVAVINSRVMDLSNVEQGKENTSLTSSKDAEHGPPNVSNEQRNEESAGAIWGTSTPLVSKVQDEIGASPIEIARAYMNSRVSEAGPSSKNTIHVVENTVLHGVEGAIKPYDPAPSKKSSTCWPGSVVQDAYITPQSQRRYGLHNFPRTPYSRTLLTKSKSKFIHMQGENNHISSTPILQSKTAMYLQDKSKAGASESGYGSVGPIRRTRHRVGAQSSSRKPVYSSLNGPSHRESSGVDSFTPVAKSIETVGTGSTHKPLVFPVGVPTVHMHSSLMAKKILNHIDRNIPTPKEKFAELKQAAKWRNSESSTEFSTIYSNEDNVLHKLNDFSPQKSDGLEGKKSTLLNESQGNYHARTQLKDSSDKSMEVRKEETLVPDVNAYNSSNSRLGNDDATKLNLPRGGHPYGVNQEKQAPTNPATIKPVLPPIAIKKPESRWTVASDNGSGFTFPVSTSSSVFSEPPTPSIMPLFSAGDQHQLKEGSTELSYSFGLKKCPTIVFCFPSTSNTTVQNEAGDPKFNFGSTKKTNLSFSFKNNAVRC encoded by the exons ATGATCAAG CTTTTGGCGTCCAAATCATCTGAAATTGCCAGTTCTAATGACATCAGTGGTAAACTGAAAAGCAGTTTAGATTTGGCTGTTTCCAGACAACATGAAAAAGTAGAGAAATCTGATAAAGACGGGTTTTCTGATATTGAGCAGTTGGTCAAAGGGAAGAAATTCTCTAG AGATGAATTTGATCGTTTAGTGGCAGTGATAAATTCAAGGGTAATGGACCTTTCTAATGTTGAACAAGGTAAGGAAAATACAAGTTTGACTTCTAGCAAAGATGCTGAGCACGGACCTCCTAATGTTTCAAATGAACAAAGGAATGAAGAGTCAGCTGGAGCTATATGGGGAACCTCAACACCTCTTGTGTCAAAA GTTCAGGATGAAATTGGTGCTTCACCAATAGAGATTGCTAGAGCTTACATGAATTCTCGTGTATCAGAGGCAGGTCCAAGTTCTAAGAACACGATTCATGTTGTTGAAAACACGGTGTTGCATGGTGTTGAAGGTGCAATAAAACCATATGATCCAGCACCATCAAAGAAGTCGTCAACATGTTGGCCAGGTTCTGTGGTGCAGGATGCTTACATAACACCGCAAAGTCAGAGAAGATATGGACTTCATAATTTCCCCCGTACTCCTTATTCTAGAACTCTTTTGACAAAGTCCAAATCAAAG TTCATTCACATGCAAGGAGAAAACAACCACATTTCATCAACTCCCATCCTTCAATCAAAGACTGCTATGTATCTACAG GATAAATCTAAAGCTGGAGCATCAGAAAGTGGATATGGATCTGTTGGACCTATTCGTCGGACTAGGCATAGGGTTGGTGCACAATCTTCTTCAAGAAAACCAGTTTATTCATCTCTGAATGGTCCTTCACACAGGGAAAGTTCTGGTGTTGATAGTTTCACTCCTGTTGCAAAGAGCATAGAAACTGTTGGGACAGGCTCCACTCATAAGCCACTGGTCTTTCCAGTGGGTGTTCCAACAGTACACATGCATTCCAGTTTGATGGCtaagaaaatattaaaccaTATTGATAGAAACATTCCCACACCTAAAGAGAAATTTGCTGAGCTGAAGCAGGCAGCAAAATGGAGGAACTCTGAATCTTCTACTGAGTTCAGTACTATCTATTCAAATGAAGATAATGTCTTGcataaattaaatgattttagcCCTCAAAAATCTGATGGGCTTGAAGGAAAGAAATCTACTTTATTGAATGAAAGCCAGGGAAACTACCACGCTCGTACTCAACTGAAGGATAGTTCTGATAAATCTATGGAAGTTAGAAAAGAAGAAACTTTGGTGCCTGATGTGAATGCTTATAATAGCAGCAACTCCAGACTTGGAAATGAT GATGCTACGAAACTGAATCTCCCAAGGGGAGGCCATCCTTATGGTGTAAATCAAGAAAAGCAGGCTCCCACTAACCCTGCCACCATTAAGCCAGTTTTACCTCCTATTGCTATTAAGAAGCCCGAATCAAGATGGACAGTAGCATCCGATAACGGCTCTGGATTTACCTTTCCTGTTTCAACTTCCTCTTCTGTATTCTCTGAGCCACCAACTCCATCCATCATGCCTTTGTTTTCTGCTGGGGATCAGCACCAATTAAAAGAAGGATCTACTGAGCTGTCCTATAGTTTTGGTTTGAAAAAGTGTCCGACCATAGTTTTTTGCTTCCCTTCCACAAGCAATACTACTGTTCAGAATGAAGCTGGTGACCCGAAGTTTAACTTTGGTTCAACAAAGAAGACAAATTTATCATTCAGCTTTAAAAACAACGCTGTCCGCTGCTAA
- the LOC108331952 gene encoding bHLH transcription factor RHL1 yields the protein MQPCSREMQGINSLFNSSSQISLQDLHTTTTTTTTTATNQIQNSHINHHHHQPLQHHHQLPHFDPTSQDDFLDQMFSSCSWPDLNPNKSLWDPNTLSDQTTPSDNDNTNNTNHNNVAFPYDEPSTLASKFRNHQISASSTKNAAAALMLQHQLLMSRDSPLLHMPLSLPQNDVVDASSFKSPNPGGETSVQALYNGFAGSLHGAGQASNQTQHFQHPQGSSNPMQGQNFGAPVTGGATNQAPASGAAAQPRQRVRARRGQATDPHSIAERLRRERIAERMKALQELVPNANKTDKASMLDEIIDYVKFLQLQVKVLSMSRLGGAAAVAPLVADMSSEGGGDCIQANGNANRGGSLAPNSNSNNNQTTASTSNDSLTMTEHQVAKLMEEDMGSAMQYLQGKGLCLMPISLATAISTATCHTRNPLINAASGSTQIPTNAAPGTLVNPAVASNGEGPSSPSMSVLTVQSAVVGNEGAVKDATSVSKP from the exons ATGCAGCCCTGTAGCAGAGAAATGCAAGGGATAAACTCCctcttcaactcttcttccCAAATCTCCCTCCAGGACCtccacaccaccaccaccaccaccaccaccaccgccACCAACCAGATCCAAAATTCACACatcaaccaccaccaccaccaaccactCCAACACCATCACCAACTCCCTCACTTCGACCCAACCTCTCAGGATGACTTTCTCGACCAAATGTTCTCCTCCTGCTCCTGGCCCGACCTCAACCCAAACAAGTCCTTGTGGGACCCCAATACCCTCTCCGACCAAACCACTCCCTCCGACAACGACAATACCAATAATACTAACCATAATAATGTCGCTTTCCCCTACGACGAACCCTCCACCTTGGCCTCCAAGTTCCGCAACCACCAGATCAGCGCTTCCTCTACAAAAAACGCCGCCGCAGCTCTCATGCTCCAGCATCAACTCCTCATGTCCAGAGACTCTCCGCTCCTTCACATGCCGCTTTCCTTACCTCAAAACGACGTCGTTGACGCCTCCTCCTTCAAATCCCCCAATCCC GGCGGCGAGACTTCGGTCCAGGCTCTCTACAACGGCTTTGCCGGATCTCTGCATGGCGCCGGTCAAGCCTCCAACCAGACTCAGCATTTTCAACATCCTCAG GGAAGTTCTAATCCGATGCAAGGGCAAAATTTTGGTGCGCCGGTTACTGGGGGCGCAACGAACCAAGCTCCGGCGAGTGGCGCAGCTGCTCAGCCGAGGCAGAGGGTTCGTGCCAGGAGAGGTCAAGCCACGGACCCTCACAGCATCGCTGAAAGG TTGAGAAGGGAGAGAATCGCAGAGAGAATGAAAGCCCTACAGGAACTGGTTCCCAATGCCAACAAG ACAGACAAGGCATCCATGCTAGATGAGATCATCGATTACGTGAAGTTCCTGCAGCTCCAAGTCAAG GTTCTGAGCATGAGCAGATTGGGCGGTGCAGCTGCTGTCGCACCCCTTGTTGCTGATATGTCTTCTGAG GGTGGCGGTGACTGCATCCAAGCGAACGGCAACGCTAACCGCGGCGGTTCCCTCGCGCCAAATtccaacagcaacaacaaccaAACCACAGCGTCAACCTCGAACGACAGCTTGACCATGACGGAGCACCAGGTAGCGAAACTGATGGAGGAGGACATGGGTTCCGCCATGCAGTACCTTCAAGGCAAGGGCCTTTGCCTCATGCCCATTTCTCTTGCCACTGCCATCTCCACTGCCACGTGTCACACCAGGAACCCCTTGATCAACGCTGCCTCCGGTAGCACCCAGATTCCGACCAACGCCGCCCCCGGCACTCTCGTCAACCCCGCCGTGGCGTCCAACGGCGAAGGCCCGTCCTCTCCGAGCATGTCCGTGCTGACGGTGCAGTCGGCCGTGGTGGGCAACGAGGGCGCCGTGAAGGACGCTACCTCCGTTTCGAAGCCGTGA